One window of Microtus pennsylvanicus isolate mMicPen1 chromosome X, mMicPen1.hap1, whole genome shotgun sequence genomic DNA carries:
- the LOC142841282 gene encoding LOW QUALITY PROTEIN: transcriptional repressor p66 alpha-like (The sequence of the model RefSeq protein was modified relative to this genomic sequence to represent the inferred CDS: inserted 3 bases in 2 codons; substituted 1 base at 1 genomic stop codon) — protein MSVEACRTSNQKRALDPDLTEDDVESKKMKMERAPLELTVDGDTRXGLLRTTETMATGSGEGLVGDGPVGMSTSHSDIKSEKRPPSPDVIVLSDSEQPSSPRVNGLTTASLKDTSTEALLKSSPEEQEQMIKQLKEELRLEEAKLVLLKKLRQSQIKKEAMAPKPAASSGTSVTTPPPLVRATQNISAGKTSLQTSSARMPGIIIPPPLVRGEQQVSAKLGPQASSQVVMPTLVRGPRQIHNVRQHPSTGPPPLLLVPCASVPSMQIQGQRIIQQGLIRVANVSNTSLLVNIPXPTAASLKGTIVASAQVSSTPTSVASVVASVESPASWKAAAKLALCKQLEKTLLEIPRPKPPAPEMNFLPSAANNEFIYLVGLEEVVQNLLQMQAGRISASTACAMLSWEPYMCVQCKTDFTYRWREKGGAVMCETCMTSNQKKALKVEHTSRLKAAFVKALQQEQEMAQRLLQQGMGTASTKAEAAAPHPTLKQVIKPRRKLAFRSGEARDWSNGAVLQASIQLSRGSATTPRGVLHTFSQTPKLQNAASATALVSRTGGHSERAVGTSKGTTSNWKKTPXSTGGTLAFVSPSLAMHKTSSAVDRQREYLLDMIPPRSIPQSATWK, from the exons ATGAGTGTAGAAGCATGTCGAACCAGCAATCAGAAGCGAGCCCTTGACCCCGACCTCACAGAGGATGATGTGGagagcaagaaaatgaaaatggagaGAGCACCATTAGAGCTGACCGTGGACGGAGATACCAG GGGGTTGCTGAGGACAACAGAGACCATGGCCACAGGATCAGGCGAAGGGCTGGTAGGAGATGGGCCTGTGGGCATGAGCACCTCACACAGTGACATTAAATCTGAGAAGAGACCTCCCTCACCTGATGTGATCGTGCTCTCTGACAGTGAGCAGCCATCAAGCCCAAGGGTGAATGGGTTGACCACAGCATCCTTGAAGGATACCAGCACTGAGGCGCTCCTGAAAAGCAGCCCAGAAGAGCAAGAGCAGATGATCAAGCAGCTGAAGGAGGAGTTGAGGCTCGAGGAAGCAAAGCTGGTTCTGTTAAAGAAGCTACGACAGAgtcaaataaaaaaggaagccaTGGCACCGAAGCCTGCAGCTTCCTCAGGGACCTCCGtgaccacccctcccccactcgtCCGGGCTACTCAGAACATTTCTGCTGGCAAGACATCACTTCAAACCTCTTCTGCTCGAATGCCTGGCATCATCATCCCACCGCCACTGGTCCGGGGTGAGCAGCAGGTGTCTGCCAAGCTGGGACCACAGGCCAGTTCCCAAGTAGTCATGCCAACACTTGTCAGGGGTCccaga cagaTTCACAACGTCAGACAGCACCCCTCCACAGGGCCACCACCCCTCCTTCTAGTCCCCTGCGCCTCAGTGCCCAGCATGCAGATTCAGGGACAGAGGATCATCCAGCAGGGACTTATCCGTGTTGCCAATGTCTCTAATACCAGTCTGCTTGTCAACATCCCTTAGCCCACTGCAGCCTCACTGAAGGGGACAATAGTTGCCTCTGCTCAGGTCAGCTCCACCCCAACCAGTGTGGCCTCTGTGGTTGCATCTGTTGAGTCTCCAGCCAGCTGGAAGGCTGCTGCCAAGCTAGCGCTATGCAAGCAGCTGGAGAAGACATTGCTTGAGATTCCACGTCCCAAGCCCCCTGCTCCAGAAATGAACTTCCTGCCCAGTGCTGCCAACAATGAGTTCATCTACCTGGTTGGTCTGGAGGAGGTGGTGCAGAATTTGCTGCAGATGCAAGCGGGAAGGATTTCTGCCAGCACAGCTTGTGCTATGTTATCCTGGGAGCCCTACATGTGTGTTCAGTGCAAGACGGACTTCACATACCGCTGGCGGGAGAAGGGTGGAGCTGTTATGTGTGAGACCTGCATGACGTCCAACCAAAAGAAGGCACTCAAGGTGGAGCACACCAGTCGGCTGAAGGCTGCCTTCGTGAAAGCACTGCAGCAAGAGCAGGAGATGGCGCAGCGGCTGCTGCAGCAGGGTATGGGTACCGCCAGCACCAAGGCTGAGGCTGCAGCCCCACATCCCACGCTGAAGCAGGTCATAAAGCCCCGACGTAAATTGGCGTTCCGCTCAGGAGAGGCCCGTGACTGGAGTAACGGGGCTGTGCTACAGGCTTCCATCCAGCTGTCCCGGGGCTCAGCCACAACACCTCGTGGCGTTCTGCACACATTCAGCCAGACACCcaaactgcaaaatgcagcctcAGCTACGGCCCTGGTAAGCAGGACTGGCGGACATTCCGAGAGAGCTGTGGGCACCAGCAAGGGCACCACCTCCAACTGGAAAAAGACAC TGAGTACAGGTGGGACCCTTGCCTTTGTCAGCCCGAGCTTGGCAATGCACAAGACCTCTTCGGCTGTAGACCGTCAGCGAGAATACCTCCTGGACATGATCCCTCCACGCTCCATTCCCCAGTCAGCCACATGGAAATAA